From Solidesulfovibrio carbinoliphilus subsp. oakridgensis, the proteins below share one genomic window:
- a CDS encoding flagellar hook assembly protein FlgD, whose amino-acid sequence MSYASSLLGTDSSSSSSSTTTQKASSSLGQDAFLQLLVTQLQYQDPLNPMDDKEFVAELAQFSSLEQLTEINTGIDNLAIQGTQQQLLGAVNFIGKTIEATGNAVSLADGKASAVTFTLPTDAETCLVNVLDTSGQVVRTVDLGATTAGAVEFVWDGKDYNGNTMDDGQYQVAMTATDADSGLIKTSSTMTGTVQGIAQENGTYYLNIGDGRNVAFTDITNVLNASSATDTDAAS is encoded by the coding sequence ATGAGTTACGCCAGCAGCCTTCTCGGAACCGACTCCTCCAGCAGCAGTAGTTCCACAACGACCCAAAAGGCCTCCTCGAGCCTGGGCCAGGACGCCTTCCTGCAGCTCCTCGTCACCCAGCTGCAGTACCAGGACCCGCTCAATCCCATGGACGACAAGGAATTCGTGGCCGAACTGGCCCAGTTTTCGAGTCTCGAGCAGCTGACGGAAATCAACACCGGCATCGACAATCTGGCCATCCAGGGCACGCAGCAGCAACTGCTCGGCGCGGTCAATTTCATCGGCAAGACCATCGAAGCCACGGGCAACGCCGTGAGCCTGGCCGACGGCAAGGCCAGCGCCGTGACCTTCACCCTGCCAACAGACGCCGAGACCTGCCTGGTCAACGTCCTCGACACGTCGGGACAGGTCGTGCGCACCGTGGACCTCGGGGCCACGACGGCCGGGGCGGTGGAATTCGTCTGGGACGGCAAGGATTACAATGGCAACACCATGGATGACGGCCAGTACCAGGTGGCCATGACCGCCACCGACGCAGACAGCGGACTGATCAAGACCTCTTCCACCATGACCGGGACCGTGCAGGGAATCGCCCAGGAAAACGGCACCTATTACCTCAATATCGGCGATGGGCGCAACGTGGCCTTCACCGACATCACCAACGTGCTCAACGCGTCGAGCGCAACTGATACGGATGCGGCTTCCTAG
- a CDS encoding phosphotransacetylase family protein gives MAGLYVGATAGYSGKNMVVMGLGLRFQKEGYSVGYLKPVGAMPREIDGRMWDDDAYHVQRILHTNEEPETLTPVIASHDFQVRAFRNQTGDVMESIRAAYEKVAAGKDVTIVGGSGGMHTGRYCNADGVRVVRELDLKAVVIDRYSKELNYDYLLVLKEQLGDHLAGVILNDVAQNFLDETQTLIAPFLRDRGIRVLGIIPKDPLMGAIKVSDLADRLGGKVISAHHKSDRIVESFLIGTMQVENFMTHFRRQKNSAIIVGGDRSDVHLVALEGDSPCLVLTGNLYPNDIILTRSEVLEIPIIVVREDTYTVAKKMETLLMRHKLRDEIKIRQGAQLINANLDFPVLMDQLGLRR, from the coding sequence ATGGCTGGATTGTATGTTGGCGCGACGGCCGGGTATTCCGGCAAAAACATGGTGGTCATGGGGCTTGGGCTCCGTTTCCAGAAGGAAGGCTACTCCGTCGGCTACTTGAAACCCGTCGGCGCCATGCCCCGCGAGATCGACGGCCGGATGTGGGATGACGACGCCTACCACGTGCAGCGTATCCTGCACACCAACGAGGAGCCGGAAACCCTGACTCCCGTCATCGCTTCCCACGATTTCCAGGTCAGGGCCTTTCGCAACCAGACCGGCGACGTCATGGAATCCATCCGGGCCGCCTACGAGAAAGTGGCCGCCGGCAAGGACGTGACCATCGTCGGCGGATCCGGCGGCATGCACACCGGCCGGTACTGCAACGCCGACGGCGTGCGTGTGGTGCGCGAACTCGACCTCAAGGCCGTGGTCATCGACCGCTATTCCAAGGAACTCAATTACGACTACCTGCTGGTCCTCAAGGAGCAGCTCGGCGACCATCTGGCCGGCGTCATCTTAAACGACGTGGCCCAGAATTTCCTGGACGAGACCCAGACGCTCATCGCCCCCTTCCTGCGCGACCGGGGCATCCGGGTGCTCGGCATCATCCCCAAGGACCCGCTCATGGGGGCCATCAAGGTCTCGGACCTGGCCGACCGGCTCGGCGGCAAGGTCATCTCCGCCCACCACAAGTCCGACCGGATCGTGGAAAGCTTTCTCATCGGCACCATGCAGGTGGAAAACTTCATGACCCACTTCCGGCGGCAGAAAAATTCCGCCATCATCGTCGGCGGCGACCGCTCCGACGTCCACCTGGTCGCCCTCGAAGGCGACAGCCCCTGCCTCGTCCTCACCGGCAACCTCTACCCCAACGACATCATCCTGACCCGCTCCGAAGTCCTCGAAATCCCCATCATCGTGGTCCGGGAAGACACCTACACCGTGGCCAAGAAGATGGAGACGCTGCTTATGCGCCACAAGCTGCGCGACGAGATCAAGATCCGCCAGGGCGCCCAGCTCATCAACGCCAACCTCGACTTCCCGGTCCTCATGGACCAGCTCGGCTTGCGGCGCTAG
- the rnc gene encoding ribonuclease III, with product MLPSFAVVQEALGHAFARPELLTAALTHSSWANERGDALGHNERLEFLGDAVLELCVSEELFVRFPEAPEGELTLLRSQLVNEGSLAAMARRLSLEEHVLLGKGEENQGGRTRPALLSDAFEAVIGAIFLDGGYAAAKGFIIRAFAGSWPMRPAAPKTKDFKSRLQEYTQKAHKSRPVYSLLGSEGPEHDKRFQVRLTLPDGQVITAVEKSVKKAEQMAALRALEALGETAGDGEGIVR from the coding sequence ATGCTGCCATCTTTTGCCGTCGTCCAAGAAGCCCTGGGCCACGCCTTTGCCCGGCCGGAGCTCTTGACGGCGGCCCTTACCCACAGTTCCTGGGCCAACGAACGCGGCGACGCCCTGGGCCACAACGAGCGCCTGGAATTTCTCGGCGACGCGGTGCTCGAACTGTGCGTGTCCGAGGAACTTTTCGTCCGCTTTCCCGAGGCCCCGGAAGGCGAGCTGACCCTGCTCCGCTCCCAGCTCGTCAACGAGGGCAGCCTTGCGGCCATGGCCCGCCGCCTGTCCCTGGAGGAACACGTCCTGCTCGGCAAGGGGGAGGAAAACCAGGGCGGCCGGACCCGGCCGGCTCTTTTGAGCGACGCCTTCGAGGCCGTGATCGGGGCGATCTTCCTCGACGGCGGCTACGCGGCGGCCAAGGGCTTCATCATCCGGGCGTTCGCGGGGAGCTGGCCCATGCGGCCGGCCGCGCCGAAGACCAAGGATTTCAAGAGCCGGCTCCAGGAGTACACCCAGAAGGCCCACAAATCCCGGCCGGTCTACAGCCTGCTTGGCAGCGAAGGCCCGGAGCACGACAAGCGGTTCCAGGTCCGCCTGACCCTGCCCGACGGGCAGGTGATCACGGCTGTCGAAAAAAGCGTGAAAAAGGCCGAGCAGATGGCCGCCCTGCGGGCGCTCGAGGCCCTTGGCGAAACCGCCGGGGATGGCGAGGGGATCGTCCGGTAG
- a CDS encoding glycosyltransferase yields MTGTIPFGRLPGPLSRLLLAGGRGPGLAAARDEAGWSGPAALADALALAVWEDAPLAPEAAAVAAARHAGRPFLPPETNRVVAAVAASARPAGPEPYFDRLAARREIPKMLAYLLDRHRKDPADAGILHRLSCLAPMADAAGEGALAEVAALLADLAGPLAPAGALVAGELSLLAGRTDAAEAHLRRSLAGLPTAAAGLRLAEALLRQGGREAALAELAAACAGRPCDVLATTRLYDLATGLADRLEPLPGPVAVLLYSFNSAPLLARTLEALEATDWAFAPAGARIVVLDNGSADDTAAVCAAARDRSAGRLEVVSLPVNVGAPAARNWLAALPPVRAAAFAAYLDDDALVPPDWLGRFGAAVAAMPGAGVWGSLVRATDAPRFVQSADTHLLPTPRGQDGESRAFALARPWLTTADWGQYALCRPCASVTGCCHLFRTDVLTGLGGFDIRFSPTQYDDLDLDIRQLLAGRPAACQGHLTVLHAKATGAAAHVGGKQYGSAFANQFKLHHKYDDGQIEAAARTAFDALAADLAGKIETLAGLGLIGPETPEAGEGERGV; encoded by the coding sequence GTGACCGGGACGATTCCCTTTGGCCGCCTGCCCGGGCCGCTCTCCCGCCTGCTCCTGGCCGGCGGACGCGGTCCGGGACTGGCCGCCGCCCGGGACGAGGCCGGATGGTCCGGCCCGGCCGCCCTGGCCGACGCCCTGGCCCTGGCCGTGTGGGAGGACGCGCCCCTTGCGCCCGAGGCCGCGGCCGTGGCGGCGGCCCGGCACGCCGGCCGGCCGTTTTTGCCGCCAGAGACCAATCGCGTCGTGGCCGCCGTGGCCGCCTCTGCCCGGCCGGCCGGGCCGGAACCCTATTTCGACCGTCTGGCCGCCCGGCGGGAGATTCCCAAAATGCTGGCCTATCTCCTGGACCGCCATCGCAAGGACCCGGCCGACGCCGGCATCCTTCACCGCCTGTCCTGCCTGGCGCCGATGGCCGACGCGGCCGGGGAGGGGGCCTTGGCCGAGGTGGCGGCTCTTCTGGCGGATTTGGCCGGACCTCTGGCCCCGGCCGGGGCCCTGGTGGCCGGCGAACTGTCCCTCCTGGCCGGCCGGACGGACGCGGCCGAGGCGCATCTGCGCCGGTCCCTGGCCGGCCTGCCGACGGCGGCCGCCGGGCTGCGTCTGGCCGAAGCGCTTTTGCGCCAGGGCGGACGGGAGGCCGCCCTGGCCGAGCTGGCCGCCGCCTGCGCCGGCCGGCCTTGCGACGTCCTGGCCACCACGCGCCTGTACGACCTGGCCACCGGCCTGGCCGACCGGCTGGAGCCGCTGCCGGGCCCCGTGGCCGTGCTGCTGTATTCCTTTAATAGTGCGCCGCTTCTGGCCCGGACCCTCGAGGCCCTGGAGGCGACCGACTGGGCCTTCGCGCCGGCCGGAGCCCGCATCGTCGTGCTGGACAACGGCAGCGCCGACGACACGGCCGCCGTCTGCGCCGCCGCCCGGGACCGGTCCGCCGGCCGGCTCGAAGTTGTTTCGCTGCCGGTCAACGTGGGAGCCCCGGCCGCCCGCAACTGGCTGGCCGCCCTGCCGCCGGTCCGGGCCGCCGCCTTTGCGGCCTATCTCGACGACGACGCGCTGGTCCCTCCGGACTGGCTCGGCCGGTTCGGCGCGGCCGTGGCCGCCATGCCCGGGGCCGGCGTCTGGGGAAGCCTTGTCCGGGCCACCGACGCCCCGCGTTTCGTCCAGTCGGCCGACACCCATCTCCTGCCCACGCCGCGCGGGCAGGACGGGGAGAGCCGGGCCTTTGCCCTGGCCCGGCCCTGGCTGACCACGGCCGACTGGGGCCAGTATGCCCTGTGCCGGCCGTGCGCCTCGGTCACGGGCTGCTGCCACCTTTTTCGCACCGACGTTCTCACCGGCCTTGGCGGCTTCGACATCCGCTTTTCCCCGACCCAGTACGACGACCTGGACCTGGACATCCGCCAGCTCCTGGCCGGCCGGCCGGCCGCCTGCCAGGGGCATTTGACGGTCCTACACGCCAAGGCCACGGGCGCGGCCGCCCACGTCGGCGGCAAACAGTACGGCTCGGCATTCGCCAACCAGTTCAAGCTCCACCACAAATACGACGACGGACAGATCGAGGCGGCCGCGCGGACGGCCTTCGACGCCCTGGCCGCGGATCTGGCCGGCAAGATCGAAACCCTGGCCGGCCTGGGCCTGATCGGGCCGGAAACACCGGAAGCGGGGGAGGGCGAGCGTGGCGTCTGA
- a CDS encoding flagellar hook-length control protein FliK, with product MQILPLATQSAKSAADTSVTSSADLAKRQSALFASLLDSARSDAASIAGQSETSSAASSTVADTATAGPSDQDLVNLPVTREDIAALHDDLKAEGFSDEELSAMQDRADSPTGLTWREVMDEVKKKVSKTEATEKKEVSNDDKVELLGLFGKLGFTPAESQNLIDSLAKGETEAVWAAVNQKVAGLPSDGTVSLGSTEMTALARAMNLSEDGQKRLAALFDQSNAASGLAGQGLATAMSLVKNELVAQIGKENQALADFRQKAAGVMAQAWQRETGKKNSDLHQDDVARKAAQVVAMNSGKDKTSDVPTASQPSVDVLADVPAAGAGQAQQESQTHQARQAGQAGSDGSAKTAADLASRAGAVAADQALASGQNGQADPGQQAGTPATPRTPVSDKAVAAALQTAGRDAGNFTGNQQGGAGGTFDHADQEAGWGAFWSKVRTDKISGQTTSAGQSTATQTMAAMDAVAGAGAGKTAKTFDPALAARAARQLETGILRNVGGDAKQLTLHLSPDELGKLSVTLTVKDKEVRAVIMADNSDTAAMLQDQAAKIKQTLEDQGFKVTKLDVQTGLAQDNQGTWQSPEQHNLAREQREAVERMRSSLRLARDGGTGFGAEDAGFTPATTASRAAGLDLFA from the coding sequence ATGCAGATTCTTCCCCTCGCCACCCAAAGCGCCAAAAGCGCGGCCGACACCAGCGTCACTTCCAGCGCCGATCTGGCCAAGCGCCAGTCGGCCCTGTTCGCCAGCCTGCTTGACAGCGCCCGGTCCGACGCGGCCTCGATCGCGGGCCAGTCCGAAACCTCCTCGGCCGCTTCGAGCACCGTGGCCGACACGGCGACGGCCGGGCCAAGCGACCAGGATCTCGTGAACCTGCCCGTGACCCGGGAAGATATTGCCGCCCTCCACGACGACCTGAAGGCCGAGGGTTTTTCCGACGAAGAACTTTCCGCCATGCAGGACCGGGCCGACAGTCCCACGGGGCTGACCTGGCGCGAAGTGATGGACGAGGTCAAAAAGAAGGTCTCCAAGACGGAAGCCACCGAGAAGAAGGAAGTTTCCAACGACGACAAGGTCGAGCTCCTCGGACTTTTCGGCAAGCTCGGCTTCACCCCCGCCGAATCCCAGAACCTGATCGATTCCCTGGCCAAGGGCGAGACCGAAGCCGTGTGGGCGGCGGTCAACCAGAAGGTGGCGGGCCTGCCCTCCGACGGCACGGTCAGCCTCGGTTCCACGGAAATGACCGCGCTGGCCCGGGCCATGAATCTTTCCGAAGACGGCCAAAAGCGCCTGGCCGCGCTTTTCGACCAGTCGAACGCCGCTTCGGGCCTGGCCGGTCAGGGCCTGGCCACGGCCATGTCCCTGGTCAAAAACGAGCTGGTCGCCCAGATCGGCAAGGAAAACCAGGCCCTGGCCGATTTCCGCCAGAAGGCCGCCGGGGTCATGGCCCAGGCCTGGCAGCGGGAAACGGGCAAGAAGAATTCCGACCTGCACCAGGACGACGTGGCCCGCAAGGCGGCCCAGGTCGTGGCCATGAACAGCGGCAAGGACAAGACTTCCGATGTGCCGACCGCCAGTCAGCCGAGTGTGGACGTCCTGGCCGACGTGCCCGCGGCCGGCGCGGGCCAGGCGCAGCAGGAAAGCCAGACGCATCAGGCGCGTCAGGCCGGGCAGGCCGGCAGCGACGGATCGGCCAAGACGGCCGCCGACCTGGCTAGCCGGGCCGGCGCAGTGGCGGCCGACCAGGCCCTGGCCTCGGGCCAGAACGGCCAGGCGGATCCCGGCCAGCAGGCGGGCACGCCCGCCACGCCCCGCACCCCGGTGTCGGACAAGGCCGTGGCCGCCGCCCTCCAGACCGCGGGCCGCGATGCGGGAAATTTCACCGGCAACCAGCAGGGCGGCGCGGGCGGCACCTTTGACCACGCCGACCAGGAAGCCGGCTGGGGCGCCTTCTGGAGCAAGGTCCGCACGGACAAGATTTCCGGCCAGACAACTTCGGCCGGGCAGTCCACGGCCACCCAGACCATGGCCGCCATGGACGCGGTGGCCGGAGCCGGGGCCGGCAAGACGGCCAAGACCTTTGATCCGGCCCTGGCGGCCCGGGCGGCCCGGCAGCTCGAAACCGGCATCCTGCGCAACGTCGGCGGGGACGCCAAGCAGCTGACCCTGCACCTTTCGCCGGACGAACTCGGCAAGCTCTCCGTCACCCTGACGGTCAAGGACAAGGAAGTCCGGGCGGTCATCATGGCCGATAATTCCGACACCGCGGCCATGCTCCAGGACCAGGCGGCCAAGATCAAGCAGACCCTGGAAGACCAGGGCTTCAAGGTGACCAAGCTCGATGTGCAGACGGGCCTGGCCCAGGACAACCAGGGCACCTGGCAAAGCCCGGAGCAGCACAACCTGGCCCGCGAACAACGCGAGGCCGTGGAGCGGATGCGGTCGTCCCTGCGCCTGGCTCGCGACGGCGGAACCGGATTCGGGGCCGAGGACGCGGGATTCACTCCCGCGACCACTGCCAGCCGGGCCGCCGGACTCGATCTTTTCGCCTAG
- a CDS encoding glycosyltransferase family 9 protein → MASEAGSIVVIQTQRMGDLILTYPLLLWLAREYPGHALTVVAEPTFAGPLAPLSPPAAYVPLARGGELAGRGHDLVVNLSIRPEAARLAGELAAPRRLGPVADAAGVVRVGGDWQLYRASVVHNNRHNRFHWAELNALDVVPVADMARTVWPAPRTGGPGRRRVGVFVGASEPDKRPSVDFTARFVRELAGRGLVPVLLGGPGEVELGAEAARRAGIPVTNLCGRLGLKELAVIGQDLALLVTPDTGPMHLAAWTGWRVLNLSIGPVSAHETGPYQPGHFVLRPRMSCRGCWACVRERPVCRAGLDPARVAYVAARLARGEDCRLAGARVPGYELLRSARDDAGLYGLVPVSPDHRPGGRPDGPCDAREAVGGLWQAVFGWFFGAWGEDRAALALAGLAAGHPALAGRFSRSLAGLGAALGRDARQGSVPDTGFARRFAPLVRPLAGFFERVLQNGDGDRPSRLRCLSLLARLAALGSRP, encoded by the coding sequence GTGGCGTCTGAGGCCGGTTCCATCGTGGTCATCCAGACCCAGCGGATGGGGGACCTGATCCTCACCTATCCGCTGCTCCTGTGGCTGGCCAGGGAGTATCCCGGGCACGCACTCACGGTGGTGGCCGAGCCGACCTTTGCCGGGCCGCTGGCTCCCTTGAGCCCCCCGGCCGCGTATGTCCCCCTGGCCCGGGGCGGGGAGTTGGCTGGACGCGGGCACGATTTGGTCGTGAACCTGAGCATCCGGCCCGAGGCCGCCCGGCTGGCCGGGGAGCTCGCCGCCCCCAGGCGCCTTGGGCCCGTGGCCGACGCGGCCGGGGTGGTCCGGGTCGGCGGCGACTGGCAGCTCTACCGGGCCTCGGTGGTGCACAACAACCGCCACAACCGCTTCCACTGGGCGGAACTGAACGCCCTGGACGTGGTGCCGGTGGCGGACATGGCCCGAACCGTCTGGCCGGCTCCGCGCACCGGCGGCCCGGGCCGCCGACGGGTCGGCGTCTTCGTCGGGGCCAGCGAGCCGGACAAGCGGCCGAGCGTGGATTTCACGGCCCGGTTCGTCCGGGAGCTGGCCGGCCGGGGCCTGGTGCCGGTGCTGCTTGGCGGGCCGGGAGAGGTCGAACTCGGGGCCGAGGCGGCAAGACGGGCCGGCATCCCGGTCACCAACCTGTGCGGCCGGCTCGGGCTCAAGGAACTGGCCGTCATCGGCCAGGACCTGGCGCTTTTGGTCACGCCGGACACCGGGCCCATGCATCTGGCCGCCTGGACCGGCTGGCGGGTGCTGAACCTCTCCATCGGCCCGGTCAGCGCCCATGAAACCGGCCCCTACCAGCCCGGGCATTTTGTGCTCAGGCCGCGCATGTCCTGCCGGGGCTGCTGGGCCTGCGTCCGGGAGCGGCCGGTCTGCCGGGCCGGGCTCGATCCGGCCCGGGTGGCCTATGTGGCGGCCAGGCTGGCCCGGGGCGAGGACTGCCGGCTGGCCGGGGCCCGGGTGCCGGGCTACGAACTCCTGCGAAGCGCCCGGGACGATGCCGGCCTCTACGGCCTCGTGCCGGTGTCGCCGGACCACCGCCCAGGCGGCCGGCCGGACGGTCCGTGCGACGCCCGGGAAGCCGTGGGCGGGCTGTGGCAGGCGGTCTTCGGCTGGTTTTTCGGAGCCTGGGGCGAGGACCGCGCCGCCCTGGCCCTGGCCGGGCTCGCGGCCGGCCATCCGGCCCTGGCCGGCCGGTTCTCCCGGAGCCTGGCCGGCCTCGGCGCGGCCCTCGGGCGCGATGCCCGCCAGGGCAGCGTGCCGGATACGGGCTTTGCCCGGCGCTTCGCGCCGCTGGTGCGGCCGCTGGCCGGATTTTTCGAGCGGGTGCTGCAAAACGGCGACGGCGACCGGCCGTCGCGCCTGCGCTGCCTGTCGCTTCTGGCCCGGCTGGCCGCCCTGGGTTCCCGGCCCTGA
- a CDS encoding flagellin, which translates to MSLVINHNMMAMNASRNLSNSYGALATSTRRLSSGLRITTASDDAAGLAIRELMRSDISTLNQGVRNANDAISMIQTADGALQVVDEKLIRMKELAEQAATGTYTSDQRLIIDSEYQAMASEITRIAMATDFNGIYLLNGNLSSGIHDGNSLTPSGKLKVHFGTGNSSAEDYYYVQIGNSTASALGVGLAAGTGRAGRSISTQELAQKALDAITAAIVSKDKIRANLGALQNRLENTISNLQIQAENLQSAESQISDVDVASEMTEFVRQQILTQSAVAMLSQANSLPKMAMQLISG; encoded by the coding sequence ATGTCCCTGGTTATCAATCACAACATGATGGCGATGAACGCCTCGCGGAACCTGTCCAATTCCTACGGCGCTCTGGCCACCTCGACCCGCCGCCTGTCTTCGGGCCTTCGCATCACCACGGCTTCGGACGACGCCGCCGGCCTGGCCATTCGCGAGCTCATGCGGTCCGACATTTCCACCCTCAACCAGGGTGTGCGAAACGCCAACGACGCCATCTCCATGATCCAGACGGCCGACGGCGCGCTCCAGGTCGTGGACGAAAAGCTCATCCGCATGAAGGAACTGGCCGAACAGGCTGCCACCGGCACCTACACCTCGGACCAGCGCCTGATCATCGACTCGGAATACCAGGCCATGGCTTCGGAAATCACCCGAATCGCCATGGCCACGGACTTCAACGGCATCTATCTCTTGAACGGCAACCTGTCCTCCGGGATCCACGACGGCAACAGCCTCACCCCGTCCGGTAAACTCAAGGTCCACTTCGGCACCGGCAATTCCAGCGCCGAGGACTACTATTACGTCCAGATCGGCAACTCCACGGCCTCGGCCCTGGGCGTCGGCCTGGCCGCCGGCACGGGCCGGGCCGGCCGCAGCATTTCCACCCAGGAGCTGGCCCAGAAGGCTCTTGACGCCATCACGGCGGCCATCGTGTCCAAGGACAAGATCCGGGCCAACCTGGGCGCCCTGCAAAACCGCCTGGAAAACACCATTTCCAACCTGCAGATCCAGGCCGAAAACCTGCAGTCCGCCGAATCCCAGATCTCCGACGTGGACGTGGCCAGCGAAATGACGGAATTCGTGCGTCAGCAGATCCTGACCCAGTCGGCGGTGGCCATGCTGTCCCAGGCCAACTCCCTGCCCAAGATGGCCATGCAGCTCATCAGCGGCTAG
- a CDS encoding flagellar hook protein FlgE, whose translation MAVGLGTSMWSGVSGLLANSTKMSTIGNNLANVNTVGFKGARTDFMDLMSANIGTAAGDKQIGRGVRVGTVVSDYSQGGLETTSNSLDMAINGNGFFMVKQKSQVGSNGKMLNTGNQTNYYSRAGNFSFDSDGYLVTPQGLAVQGWKVDQERIDAANASGTVLSQTPVSGEIQDIRLSQFTSPAKATSSVTLITNLDSDTKSASTRSASNANYYYAMTESWDGTQDPAMPSTAYSYQTTVKVYDENGSPHTLTTYYDKVADVNGKEYWEYTVTCAPNEDGRVASNGTPFGGTEAAGLLMTGTMTFDSSGSMENMSAYTMKASNATPGDFDATQWTAADVSNGYPVFTANFKSVSNASFTNSTNNPLNIALNFGISNIAGFSAGASGSSLATAGHDPANLVHFNPSTMKVNSNVTTNYATSSSTVFSSQNGYTSGLLNNVSVDADGILTGSFSNGQTQKLWALALANFTNLQGLSREGSNLYAATLESGQGTTNRANTGSVGSISGNTLESSNVDMATEMVSMILTQRGFEANSKTITTVDSMLSEVIQLKR comes from the coding sequence ATGGCAGTCGGATTGGGAACATCCATGTGGTCGGGCGTCTCCGGCCTGCTGGCGAACTCGACGAAGATGAGCACTATCGGCAACAACCTGGCCAACGTCAACACCGTGGGCTTCAAGGGCGCGCGCACCGATTTCATGGATCTCATGAGCGCCAACATCGGCACGGCCGCCGGCGACAAGCAGATCGGCCGGGGCGTGCGCGTCGGCACGGTGGTCTCGGACTATTCCCAGGGCGGCCTGGAAACCACGAGCAACAGCCTGGACATGGCGATAAACGGCAACGGCTTTTTCATGGTCAAGCAGAAGAGCCAGGTCGGGTCCAACGGCAAGATGCTCAACACCGGCAACCAGACCAACTACTACAGCCGGGCCGGCAATTTCAGCTTCGATTCCGACGGCTATCTGGTCACCCCGCAGGGGCTGGCCGTCCAGGGCTGGAAGGTGGACCAGGAACGCATCGACGCGGCCAACGCGTCCGGCACGGTCCTGAGCCAGACCCCGGTTTCGGGCGAGATCCAGGACATACGCCTCAGCCAGTTCACCAGCCCGGCCAAGGCGACCTCCAGCGTCACCCTCATCACCAACCTGGATTCCGACACCAAGTCCGCCAGCACCCGTTCGGCCTCCAACGCCAACTACTACTACGCCATGACCGAAAGCTGGGACGGCACCCAGGATCCGGCCATGCCGTCCACGGCCTACTCCTACCAGACCACGGTCAAGGTCTACGACGAAAACGGCTCGCCCCACACCCTGACGACGTACTACGACAAGGTGGCTGACGTAAACGGCAAGGAGTACTGGGAATACACCGTCACCTGCGCCCCGAACGAAGACGGGCGGGTGGCCAGCAACGGCACCCCCTTCGGGGGCACGGAAGCGGCGGGCCTGCTCATGACCGGCACCATGACCTTCGATTCCTCGGGCAGCATGGAAAACATGAGCGCCTATACGATGAAGGCCAGCAACGCCACCCCCGGGGATTTCGACGCCACCCAATGGACCGCGGCCGATGTGAGCAACGGCTATCCGGTCTTCACGGCCAACTTCAAGTCCGTCTCCAACGCCAGTTTCACCAACTCGACCAACAACCCGCTCAACATCGCGCTCAATTTCGGCATCAGCAACATCGCCGGGTTTAGCGCCGGCGCTTCCGGCTCAAGCCTGGCCACCGCCGGCCACGACCCGGCCAACCTGGTCCATTTCAATCCCTCGACCATGAAGGTCAACAGCAACGTCACCACCAACTACGCCACATCCTCGTCCACGGTGTTCAGCTCCCAGAACGGCTACACGTCCGGGCTTCTCAACAACGTGTCCGTGGATGCCGACGGCATCCTGACCGGCTCCTTCTCCAACGGCCAGACCCAGAAGCTGTGGGCCCTGGCCTTGGCCAACTTCACCAACCTGCAGGGGCTCAGCCGCGAGGGCAGCAACCTCTACGCCGCCACCCTGGAATCGGGCCAGGGCACCACCAACCGGGCCAACACCGGCTCGGTGGGCTCGATCTCGGGCAACACCCTCGAATCCTCCAACGTGGACATGGCCACGGAGATGGTCAGCATGATCCTGACCCAGCGCGGGTTCGAGGCCAACAGCAAGACCATCACCACGGTCGACTCCATGCTCTCGGAAGTCATCCAGCTCAAGCGCTAG